In Anguilla rostrata isolate EN2019 chromosome 1, ASM1855537v3, whole genome shotgun sequence, a genomic segment contains:
- the ism2a gene encoding isthmin-2, protein MHKVRGKDLLLGVVFLTLFLVLVKGFPTKKHKNSTPKVRSGTFLEKAKPQAASSDGLQELEALLEHNQVKSVPSSPRRHKRRWSQRRSDGVLPKPEPEEEAEPFVLDLKNFPDLANADLSSQNPNIQVTIEVVDNPQTEIEMDLAKEGRNDWSLSSVDWLGNKKLFWPLFWEYPDSSEDGTGRMSLEEAEDYTLEYDSEESVLSGVGGDWEGRWNKGWDSKDTYEYEEEEEWSAWSPCSVTCGHGNQKRIRSCGYACTATESRTCDLERCPDDLNAVTDLMPYETENGTEPFDADVDSCEKWLSCKNDFLEKYLHQVLTELPSCPCSYPSEVVYSAVNIYDEKLKKTYRWRDASGPKERLDIYKPSAKFCVRSMLSFDSTTLAAQHCCYNDHMKLITRGKGAGAPNLISTEFSPELHYKVDVLPWILCKGDWSRFHAVRPPNNGLQCVENPAEDVYLNELEEAREY, encoded by the exons aTGCACAAAGTCAGAGGAAAAGATTTGTTGCTCGGGGTAGTCTTCTTGACACTTTTTCTGGTGCTGGTCAAGGGgtttcccacaaaaaaacacaagaacagcACCCCAAAGGTCAGAAGCGGCACATTTTTGGAG AAGGCGAAACCTCAAGCGGCTTCCAGTGATGGTCTTCAAGAGCTGGAGGCCCTGCTGGAGCACAACCAGGTGAAGAGCGTCCCATCATCGCCCCGGCGGCATAAGAGGCGGTGGTCCCAGCGCCGCTCGGACGGGGTCCTGCCCAAACCAGAACCAGAGGAGGAGGCCGAGCCCTTTGTCCTGGACCTGAAGAACTTCCCTGACCTCGCAAATGCAGATCTCAGCTCCCAGAACCCAAACATTCAG GTGACCATTGAGGTCGTGGACAACCCTCAGACAGAGATCGAGATGGACTTGGCCAAGGAGGGCCGGAACGACTGGTCCCTGTCCTCTGTGGACTGGCTGGGCAACAAGAAGCTGTTCTGGCCCCTGTTCTGGGAGTACCCTGACTCGAGCGAGGACGGGACGGGCCGGATGAgcctggaggaggcggaggactACACGCTGGAGTACGACAGCGAGGAGTCCGTCCTGAGCGGCGTGGGCGGGGACTGGGAAGGCCGATGGAACAAGGGATGGGACTCCAAGGACACCTACG AatacgaggaggaggaggagtggagcgCCTGGTCGCCCTGCAGCGTCACATGTGGCCATGGCAACCAAAAGAGGATCCGGTCCTGTGGCTATGCCTGCACGGCGACGGAGTCCAGGACCTGCGACCTCGAGCGATGCCCAG ATGACCTGAACGCTGTGACGGACCTCATGCCCTACGAGACAGAAAATGGCACGGAGCCTTTTGATGCAG ACGttgacagctgtgaaaaatggcTCAGCTGCAAGAACGACTTCCTCGAGAAGTACCTCCACCAGGTCCTGACGGAGCTCCCCAGCTGCCCTTGCAGCTACCCCTCGGAGGTGGTCTACAGCGCCGTCAACATCTACGACGAGAAGCTGAAGAAGACGTACCGGTGGCGCGACGCCAGCGGGCCCAAGGAGCGGCTGGACATCTACAAGCCCTCGGCCAAGTTCTGCGTGCGCTCCATGCTCTCCTTCGACAGCACCACCCTGGCGGCCCAGCACTGCTGCTACAACGACCACATGAAGCTGATCACCCGAGGCAAGGGCGCCGGAGCGCCCAACCTCATCAGCACCGAGTTCTCTCCCGAGCTCCACTACAAGGTGGACGTCCTGCCCTGGATTCTGTGCAAGGGGGACTGGAGCCGCTTCCACGCCGTCCGGCCACCCAACAACGGCCTGCAGTGCGTGGAGAACCCCGCGGAGGACGTCTACCTGAAcgagctggaggaggccagGGAGTACTGA